Proteins found in one Polyangiaceae bacterium genomic segment:
- a CDS encoding osmoprotectant NAGGN system M42 family peptidase, with product MKRLPIDSEYMLDTLFALLAIPSPSGYTDRIVHHVGEELERLGIPFELTRRGAIRAKLVGKQRSPARAIVSHLDTLGAMVKNLKNNGRLEVVPIGTWSSRFAEGARVTVFTDNHGSKRGTILPLKASGHTFNTEIDTQPVTWENVEIRTDDFCTSAEELAAFGYNIGDFVAIDPQPEFNEGFINSRHLDDKAGVAAMLAAAKAVLDAGADVATDCSLLFTISEEVGTGASAVLHGDVAEMVAVDNATPAPGQNSRERGVTIGMGDSSGPFDYHLTHKLLGLCREFGVEHQRDVFKYYRCDAASAVEAGNDLRFALVAFGADCSHGYERTHLEALKSLAELLTLYVQSSPTFKRDRLELGPLEGFPYQPD from the coding sequence ATGAAGCGACTTCCGATCGATTCCGAATACATGCTCGACACCCTCTTCGCCCTGCTCGCCATACCCAGCCCAAGTGGCTACACGGACCGCATCGTCCACCACGTGGGTGAAGAGCTCGAGAGGCTCGGTATTCCTTTCGAGCTGACTCGCCGCGGCGCCATCCGCGCCAAGCTGGTCGGCAAGCAACGCTCCCCCGCCCGCGCCATCGTGAGCCATCTGGACACCTTGGGGGCGATGGTGAAGAACCTCAAGAACAACGGCCGGCTGGAGGTCGTGCCCATCGGAACCTGGTCGTCGCGCTTCGCGGAGGGGGCCCGGGTCACCGTCTTCACCGACAACCACGGGTCTAAGCGCGGGACCATCCTACCGCTGAAGGCGTCTGGCCACACCTTCAACACGGAGATCGATACTCAACCGGTGACCTGGGAGAACGTCGAAATCCGTACCGACGACTTCTGTACCTCGGCGGAAGAGCTCGCGGCCTTCGGCTACAACATCGGAGACTTCGTTGCCATCGATCCCCAGCCGGAGTTCAACGAAGGGTTCATCAACTCGCGCCACTTGGACGACAAGGCGGGCGTCGCAGCGATGTTGGCCGCCGCCAAGGCCGTGCTCGACGCCGGCGCAGACGTGGCCACGGACTGCTCGCTACTGTTCACCATCTCGGAGGAAGTCGGAACCGGCGCCTCCGCGGTGCTTCACGGCGACGTGGCGGAAATGGTCGCGGTGGACAACGCCACGCCGGCACCGGGACAGAACTCTCGGGAACGTGGTGTGACCATCGGCATGGGGGACTCCAGCGGTCCCTTCGACTACCACCTGACGCACAAGCTGCTGGGTCTGTGCCGCGAGTTTGGCGTGGAGCATCAACGCGACGTGTTCAAGTATTACCGCTGCGACGCCGCTTCCGCGGTGGAGGCCGGAAACGATCTGCGCTTCGCTCTGGTCGCCTTCGGGGCGGACTGCTCGCACGGTTACGAGCGCACCCACCTGGAAGCGCTGAAGTCGCTGGCAGAGCTCTTGACGCTGTACGTGCAGAGCTCGCCGACCTTCAAGCGCGACCGTCTCGAGCTCGGTCCCCTCGAAGGCTTTCCCTACCAGCCCGATTGA
- a CDS encoding DUF938 domain-containing protein — MKRHAPAALRNREPILSVLAELLVVPEGRRPLLLEIASGSGEHVVHFARALPDWDLQPSDADPAARASVDAHRAEAGLANVRSPVALDAREDSWPVARADAVVCINMIHIAPWSACVGLGRGAARVLPPGGLLVLYGPFRFDGAFTAPSNEAFDASLRARDPEWGVRDLSDVTAIFAERGFSRTRIVEMPANNHVVVFQRG, encoded by the coding sequence GTGAAGCGTCACGCTCCCGCCGCCCTGCGCAATCGCGAGCCCATCCTGAGTGTGCTCGCGGAGCTGCTCGTCGTACCGGAAGGCCGGCGTCCCCTGCTCTTGGAGATCGCCAGTGGCAGTGGAGAGCACGTGGTTCACTTCGCTCGCGCGCTGCCCGACTGGGACTTGCAGCCGAGCGACGCCGACCCCGCCGCCCGCGCCAGCGTGGACGCGCATCGAGCAGAAGCGGGGCTCGCAAATGTGCGCTCCCCCGTGGCGCTCGACGCGCGGGAGGACTCTTGGCCCGTGGCTCGAGCGGACGCCGTGGTGTGCATCAACATGATCCACATCGCACCGTGGAGCGCGTGCGTGGGCCTGGGACGTGGCGCAGCTCGCGTGCTGCCGCCGGGCGGGCTCTTGGTGCTGTACGGGCCGTTTCGCTTCGACGGAGCCTTCACGGCTCCGAGCAACGAGGCCTTTGACGCCTCACTACGCGCGCGAGATCCGGAGTGGGGCGTCCGCGACCTGTCGGACGTCACGGCGATCTTCGCGGAGCGCGGCTTCTCTCGGACGCGGATCGTGGAAATGCCCGCAAACAACCACGTTGTCGTCTTCCAGCGCGGGTGA
- a CDS encoding N-acetylglutaminylglutamine amidotransferase, producing MCGICGEIRFDGEAADVGAVSAMMDRLAPRGPDASGVSAYGNVALGHRRLKIIDLSDHARQPMVDADLGLSIVYNGAIYNYPELREALTQKGYRFFSTGDTEVLLKAYHCWGEGFVERLYGMFAFAIVERDSGRVLMARDRLGIKPLYLAEVEGALRFASSLPALVHAGGVDTNIDPVALHHYMSFHAVVPAPHTILKGVRKLPPATTLVVEPDGTQKQRSYWQPLFEARKDEEGLGFDEWQERVIDVLRRAVKRRLVADVPVGVLLSGGLDSSLVVGLLAEAGQHQLETFSIGFETVGDERGDEFVYSDIVAKHFGTVHHKIFVDSGRALPNLSHCIDAMSEPMVSHDNIGFFLLSEEVKKHVKVVQSGQGADEIFAGYHWYPPLLESTTPVDDYAAVFFDRNHAEMARAVSPEHLAADESRAFVERHFAMPGAPRPIDKALRIDTTVMLVDDPVKRVDNMTMAWGLEARVPFLDHDVVDLAARVPAEMKVEQGGKHVLKEAARKVIPAAVIDRPKGYFPVPALKYLRGPFLELVRDAVTGARARQRGIFQPAYVDELLSAPEQHITPLRGSKLWQIALLELWLNANGL from the coding sequence GTGTGCGGCATTTGTGGAGAGATTCGCTTCGACGGCGAAGCGGCAGACGTCGGCGCCGTCAGCGCCATGATGGATCGACTCGCACCCCGCGGACCGGATGCGAGCGGTGTGAGTGCGTACGGGAACGTCGCGCTCGGTCATCGTCGCCTGAAGATCATCGATCTATCGGACCACGCACGGCAGCCGATGGTGGACGCGGACCTCGGCTTGTCGATCGTCTACAACGGCGCGATCTACAACTACCCAGAGCTCCGTGAAGCGCTCACGCAGAAGGGTTATCGCTTCTTCTCCACCGGCGACACGGAAGTGTTGCTCAAGGCATACCACTGCTGGGGTGAGGGCTTCGTGGAGAGGCTCTACGGAATGTTCGCGTTTGCCATCGTGGAGCGGGACAGCGGGCGCGTTCTGATGGCGCGAGATCGCCTGGGTATCAAGCCCCTGTATCTCGCGGAGGTCGAAGGCGCGTTGCGCTTTGCGTCTTCCCTGCCCGCCTTGGTGCACGCCGGTGGCGTGGACACCAACATCGATCCCGTCGCGCTCCACCACTACATGTCGTTCCACGCGGTGGTGCCCGCCCCGCACACCATCTTGAAGGGGGTCCGCAAGCTTCCTCCGGCTACTACCCTCGTCGTCGAGCCGGACGGCACGCAAAAGCAGCGAAGCTACTGGCAGCCGCTGTTCGAAGCTCGCAAGGACGAGGAAGGCCTCGGCTTCGACGAGTGGCAAGAGCGGGTGATCGACGTCCTGCGCCGGGCAGTGAAGCGACGCTTGGTCGCCGACGTACCCGTGGGCGTTCTGCTCTCGGGTGGGCTCGACTCGAGCTTGGTCGTGGGGCTCCTGGCGGAAGCCGGGCAGCACCAGCTCGAAACCTTCTCCATCGGGTTCGAGACCGTAGGCGACGAGCGCGGCGACGAGTTCGTGTACTCGGACATCGTGGCCAAGCACTTCGGCACGGTGCACCACAAGATCTTCGTGGACTCCGGCCGCGCCCTGCCCAACCTCTCGCACTGTATCGATGCCATGAGCGAGCCGATGGTGAGCCATGACAACATCGGCTTCTTCCTCCTCTCGGAGGAAGTGAAGAAGCACGTCAAGGTGGTCCAGAGTGGACAGGGCGCCGACGAGATCTTCGCGGGTTACCACTGGTATCCGCCGCTGCTCGAGAGCACGACGCCCGTGGACGACTACGCGGCCGTGTTCTTCGACCGGAACCACGCGGAGATGGCGCGCGCCGTCTCGCCGGAGCATCTTGCGGCGGACGAAAGCCGCGCGTTCGTAGAGCGCCATTTCGCCATGCCCGGCGCGCCGCGACCGATCGACAAGGCGCTACGCATCGACACCACGGTGATGCTGGTGGACGATCCGGTGAAGCGAGTGGACAACATGACCATGGCCTGGGGGCTCGAAGCGCGCGTGCCATTCTTGGATCACGACGTGGTGGATCTCGCTGCTCGCGTCCCCGCGGAAATGAAGGTGGAGCAAGGCGGCAAGCACGTGCTGAAGGAGGCCGCCCGCAAGGTGATCCCCGCCGCCGTCATCGACCGCCCCAAGGGCTACTTCCCCGTGCCCGCGCTCAAGTACCTCCGCGGGCCGTTCTTGGAGCTGGTACGCGACGCGGTAACCGGGGCTCGCGCGCGGCAGCGCGGCATCTTTCAGCCCGCCTACGTAGACGAGCTCTTGTCGGCACCAGAGCAGCACATCACGCCTCTGAGAGGCTCCAAGCTGTGGCAAATCGCGCTCTTGGAGCTGTGGTTGAACGCAAACGGTCTTTGA
- a CDS encoding dienelactone hydrolase family protein — protein sequence MRRWLPLLAVLAVGCDDRPAPSPTPKTTSKAPTSLAPSWQEAAGLRVLVRYTGGAKPTDAVLLIVALHGLGDRPESFAGLFSGYSQPARLALISAPKPFADGFSWFDYRDDASADELSAGIRAAAVGVARATEVLSKRAPTSKVVVTGFSQGGMLSFALAALRPELYSAAYPLGGTLPRPLWPLRGDAARKLPIVIALHGEDDPRVPIGPARLGVQALRDAGYHAELRGFAGVGHGVSPLMRRELWALLGS from the coding sequence GTGAGGCGCTGGCTCCCATTGCTGGCCGTGCTGGCCGTCGGCTGCGACGACCGCCCGGCACCCAGCCCCACGCCCAAGACGACCTCGAAGGCCCCGACGTCGCTCGCGCCGAGCTGGCAAGAAGCTGCCGGGCTTCGCGTCTTGGTCCGCTACACCGGTGGGGCGAAGCCGACGGACGCGGTTTTGCTGATCGTGGCGCTGCACGGCCTCGGCGACCGCCCCGAGAGCTTTGCGGGCCTGTTCTCGGGCTATTCGCAGCCCGCGCGGCTGGCACTGATCAGCGCACCCAAACCCTTCGCGGACGGATTCTCCTGGTTCGACTACCGCGACGACGCTTCTGCAGACGAGCTCTCCGCCGGCATCCGCGCTGCGGCGGTCGGCGTCGCCCGCGCGACGGAAGTGCTCTCCAAGCGCGCTCCCACGTCCAAGGTCGTCGTCACGGGCTTCTCACAGGGCGGCATGCTGAGCTTCGCGCTGGCGGCACTACGCCCGGAGCTCTACTCGGCGGCGTATCCCCTCGGTGGCACGCTCCCTAGACCGCTCTGGCCTTTGCGGGGGGACGCAGCACGGAAGCTCCCCATCGTGATCGCCTTGCACGGTGAGGACGATCCCCGCGTACCGATCGGCCCAGCCCGACTCGGCGTGCAGGCGCTCCGCGATGCGGGTTACCACGCGGAGCTGCGCGGCTTTGCCGGCGTCGGCCACGGTGTGTCACCGCTGATGCGTCGCGAGCTCTGGGCACTGCTCGGGAGCTGA
- a CDS encoding CoA pyrophosphatase, translating to MLELSADLVRRALTGPAPFSVPAADGPLSPAAIVVPVVFEGDASAWVVVRSEALAEHAGELGFPGGKPEAEDASLSAAALRELAEETGVSRSSLLGALTPVPVVTGRYLIHPFVAEVSGEPTLSGEIAELLRVPIEPWIDGRLPIAAAMTRWRGAEFLLPHFEIGRHVLYGASACVFYDLLFRVASALGRTLPPLREVAEPPWRGRYDDQ from the coding sequence GTGCTTGAGCTGTCCGCGGACCTGGTGCGCCGGGCGTTGACCGGCCCAGCACCGTTCTCCGTGCCCGCCGCGGATGGCCCGCTCTCGCCCGCGGCCATCGTCGTGCCCGTGGTGTTCGAGGGGGACGCTTCCGCCTGGGTCGTGGTGCGCTCGGAGGCGCTTGCCGAGCACGCCGGCGAGCTCGGCTTTCCGGGGGGCAAGCCCGAAGCCGAAGACGCATCGCTGTCGGCTGCGGCGCTTCGCGAGCTCGCGGAAGAAACCGGAGTCTCGCGATCGTCTCTGCTCGGCGCGCTCACGCCCGTGCCGGTGGTCACGGGGCGCTATCTGATTCATCCCTTCGTGGCCGAGGTCAGCGGCGAGCCCACGTTGTCCGGAGAGATCGCCGAGCTGCTCCGGGTGCCCATCGAGCCCTGGATCGACGGGCGCTTACCCATTGCAGCGGCGATGACCCGCTGGCGCGGCGCCGAGTTCTTGCTGCCCCACTTCGAGATCGGCCGCCACGTGCTGTACGGAGCCAGCGCCTGCGTCTTCTACGACCTCTTGTTCCGCGTCGCGAGTGCTCTGGGGCGCACTCTGCCGCCGCTGCGCGAGGTGGCGGAGCCGCCGTGGCGTGGTCGCTACGACGATCAGTGA
- a CDS encoding alpha/beta fold hydrolase — protein MARPLFVFAHGAGAPSASAWMQRWKGYLEELGQVETFDYPYMAAGKRRPDPLPALMLAHQQAITEATRGKRSPLVLIGKSMGSRVGCHVASAQDAIAERVRAVICLGYPLKGMGKTQKLRDEVLLALDKPILFVQGSRDSLCPPELLAKVRKKMRTRNELYMIEGGSHSLEVGKRQLALQGESQEDVDREALGAIHRFLDEVL, from the coding sequence ATGGCTCGCCCCCTCTTCGTGTTCGCCCACGGTGCCGGCGCGCCGAGCGCTTCGGCTTGGATGCAGCGGTGGAAGGGCTACCTGGAGGAGCTGGGCCAGGTGGAGACCTTCGACTACCCCTACATGGCCGCCGGAAAGCGGCGGCCAGACCCCTTGCCCGCCTTGATGCTCGCCCACCAGCAGGCGATCACCGAAGCGACCCGGGGTAAGCGATCTCCGCTGGTGTTGATCGGCAAGAGCATGGGCTCCCGCGTCGGTTGCCACGTCGCCAGCGCCCAGGACGCCATCGCGGAACGAGTCCGCGCCGTCATTTGCCTGGGCTACCCGCTGAAGGGCATGGGCAAGACGCAAAAGCTCCGGGACGAGGTCCTGCTCGCTCTGGACAAGCCCATCCTCTTCGTCCAGGGCAGCCGTGACAGCCTGTGCCCCCCGGAGCTATTGGCAAAGGTCCGCAAGAAGATGCGGACCCGGAACGAGCTCTACATGATCGAGGGCGGCAGCCATTCCCTGGAGGTGGGCAAGCGCCAGCTCGCGCTTCAGGGAGAATCCCAAGAGGACGTCGATCGCGAAGCCCTCGGCGCCATTCATCGCTTCTTGGACGAAGTGCTCTGA
- a CDS encoding SDR family NAD(P)-dependent oxidoreductase — protein MPQAVNDLSRWKGRVALVTGASSGIGRAVAERLAQAGMKVAVAARRTERLEPLRASGDVLPLGVDLRREADIEEMFAQIRKRWDGVDVLVNNAGLGHRAPLCSGSTEHWREMLEVNVLALCICTREAVRDMRRRGDAGHVIHVSSMAAHRVPGDSGVYSATKFAVRALTEGLRQELRADKSKIRVSAISPGFVETEFAAHYHKSEQAAAETYGRYQVLSAQDMADTVAWVLGAPDHMQVHDVLIRPRDQTS, from the coding sequence ATGCCCCAGGCCGTGAACGATCTTTCGAGGTGGAAGGGGCGGGTCGCGCTGGTGACCGGCGCGTCCTCCGGCATCGGGCGCGCAGTCGCCGAACGCTTGGCGCAGGCCGGCATGAAGGTGGCGGTGGCGGCTCGTCGAACCGAGCGGCTCGAGCCGCTGAGGGCAAGCGGTGACGTGTTGCCCCTCGGGGTGGATTTGCGCCGGGAGGCGGACATCGAGGAGATGTTCGCGCAGATCCGAAAGCGCTGGGATGGCGTCGACGTGCTCGTCAACAACGCGGGCCTCGGTCACCGAGCGCCCCTCTGTAGCGGGAGCACGGAGCACTGGCGCGAGATGCTCGAGGTCAACGTGCTGGCGCTGTGCATCTGCACACGCGAAGCCGTGCGCGACATGCGGCGCCGGGGCGACGCCGGACACGTGATCCACGTTTCGAGCATGGCAGCGCACCGCGTACCGGGGGACAGCGGCGTGTACTCGGCCACGAAGTTCGCGGTTCGAGCGCTGACCGAGGGGCTGCGCCAGGAGCTCCGAGCCGACAAGAGCAAGATCCGCGTCAGCGCCATCAGCCCTGGGTTCGTGGAGACGGAATTCGCGGCGCACTACCACAAGAGCGAGCAAGCCGCGGCCGAGACCTATGGCCGCTACCAAGTGCTGTCCGCGCAGGACATGGCGGACACCGTCGCGTGGGTGCTCGGCGCGCCCGATCACATGCAGGTCCACGACGTGCTCATCCGCCCGCGGGACCAGACCAGTTGA
- a CDS encoding MATE family efflux transporter, with protein MDCPVQATLTHDPALAPASPSASEELSLLVRLAVPLAAANLGQTLIGAVDTAVVGRLGTVELGAAGLGNSVFFTVTVLGMGVMLGLDPLIAQAVGANEPTRARRTLWQGVWLALGLGVPLCVAVVLLGSLLERFGIDAATAEHTRDYVYARVWGLAPFLVFVALRGYLQAVSSTRPVVVAVVVANVINLPLSWALVFGDAGLTSLGLPALGVPRMGVAGAAWASTLCTLLQMAVLAVGVRRLTRGAEHGVRRPVAPLMKKALLLGTPIGLQLLAEFGVFSLVNVLMGNLDARSLAAHQVAITIASATFMVPVGIGAATSVRVGQAVGRADITGTRRAGVTGIAVGMAFMVCAATAFLLLPRLLAGIITDEIDVIEAVVPLLFVAAVFQLSDGVQAVAAGALRGAGDTRFPLLANLGGHYLVGLPLGVALGFGLGLGARGLWWGLSAGLTCVAVALALRFWHASSRPIARA; from the coding sequence ATGGACTGTCCCGTGCAGGCCACCCTGACCCACGACCCCGCCCTTGCCCCTGCCAGCCCTTCCGCTTCGGAGGAGCTGTCGCTGCTGGTGCGGCTGGCCGTCCCCTTGGCGGCCGCCAACCTGGGCCAGACGCTGATTGGCGCCGTCGACACGGCAGTGGTCGGACGTCTGGGCACGGTGGAGCTCGGTGCCGCGGGCCTCGGCAACTCCGTCTTCTTCACGGTTACCGTGCTCGGCATGGGCGTGATGCTCGGCCTCGATCCGCTGATCGCCCAGGCGGTCGGAGCCAACGAGCCCACCCGCGCGCGCCGCACGTTGTGGCAAGGCGTGTGGCTCGCTCTCGGCCTCGGCGTTCCGCTGTGCGTGGCGGTCGTCTTGCTCGGTTCCCTGCTCGAGCGTTTCGGCATCGACGCGGCCACCGCTGAGCACACGCGAGACTACGTGTACGCTCGCGTGTGGGGCCTCGCTCCGTTCCTCGTGTTCGTGGCTTTGCGGGGCTACCTCCAAGCGGTCAGCAGCACCCGCCCGGTGGTCGTCGCGGTGGTGGTGGCCAACGTGATCAATCTGCCGCTGTCCTGGGCGTTGGTGTTCGGGGATGCGGGGCTGACCTCCCTTGGCCTTCCCGCTCTGGGCGTGCCTCGGATGGGAGTGGCGGGGGCCGCGTGGGCGAGCACGCTGTGCACGCTGCTGCAAATGGCGGTGCTCGCGGTGGGCGTGCGGCGGCTGACCCGTGGTGCCGAGCACGGCGTACGGCGCCCAGTGGCGCCCCTGATGAAGAAGGCGCTGCTTCTCGGCACGCCCATCGGGCTTCAGCTCTTGGCGGAGTTCGGCGTGTTCAGCCTGGTGAACGTGCTGATGGGCAACCTGGATGCACGCTCCCTGGCGGCGCATCAGGTGGCCATCACCATCGCCAGCGCGACGTTCATGGTGCCCGTGGGCATCGGCGCCGCCACCAGCGTTCGCGTGGGGCAGGCGGTGGGGCGAGCGGACATCACGGGTACGCGCCGCGCGGGGGTGACGGGCATCGCCGTGGGCATGGCGTTCATGGTGTGCGCCGCTACGGCGTTCTTGCTGCTGCCGCGGCTCTTGGCCGGGATCATCACGGACGAGATCGACGTGATCGAAGCCGTCGTACCGTTGCTGTTCGTCGCGGCCGTGTTCCAACTCTCGGACGGCGTCCAGGCCGTCGCCGCCGGAGCCCTGCGCGGTGCCGGTGACACGCGCTTCCCCCTGCTTGCCAACCTGGGCGGACACTACCTCGTCGGTCTGCCCCTGGGCGTCGCCCTCGGCTTCGGTCTGGGCTTGGGTGCTCGCGGGTTGTGGTGGGGTCTGTCTGCCGGTCTCACCTGCGTCGCCGTCGCGTTGGCGCTACGCTTCTGGCACGCCAGCAGCCGACCCATTGCCCGTGCTTGA
- the ngg gene encoding N-acetylglutaminylglutamine synthetase: MATQRRRRAAFSHRIDRDHSPTLAAWKHPPQAAARHARNVALECGWGRLIFGHTFESNEEIADTLREERSGRRDIALYLADPHVVLSIAPHELFLDPSHTFRMYLEQFRPPTAQPQGFVVRRLQDRSDAAATGRVYSRRHMVPVDPEFIWSRRLSRELTYLVAEDTASGEIIGTVTGVDHVEAFGDRENGSSLWALAVDPQTTHPGVGQALVTHLLEHYIARGRSFLDLSVMHDNKQAIRLYEKLGFCRVPVFCVKRKNPINEPLFIADPPTAGLNPYASIIVREAQRRGIAVDVLDVEAGYFALSFGGRTVVCRESLSELTSAVAMSRCDDKRVTRRVLQSAGLNVPAQREAGTPEDDQKFLELYGRIVVKPARGEQGAGVSVDVRTGEELARAIEGAATSGSAVILEEMVAGEDLRIIVIDAHVVAAAIRRPPEVTGTGEHTIRQLIEKQSRRRAAATGGESRIPLDAETERCVAAAGYDLDSVLPPGKPLRVRKAANLHGGGTIHDVTAELHPRLIQAAVRAAEALDIPVVGLDFIVPATDEPRYWIIEANERPGLANHEPQPTAERFVDLLFPQTAT, encoded by the coding sequence ATGGCCACACAGCGCCGCCGTCGAGCGGCATTCAGCCATCGCATCGATCGCGATCACTCGCCGACGTTGGCGGCGTGGAAGCACCCGCCCCAAGCCGCCGCTCGCCACGCACGGAACGTGGCCCTGGAATGCGGCTGGGGTCGCCTGATCTTCGGTCACACCTTCGAGTCCAACGAAGAGATCGCCGACACGCTGCGGGAAGAACGCAGCGGACGCCGGGACATCGCGCTCTATCTGGCGGATCCGCACGTGGTGCTGTCCATTGCGCCGCACGAGCTGTTCTTGGATCCGTCGCACACGTTCCGGATGTATCTCGAACAGTTTCGGCCGCCCACCGCACAGCCACAGGGGTTCGTCGTGCGACGCCTGCAAGATCGCTCGGACGCGGCGGCGACCGGGCGCGTCTACTCGCGCCGGCACATGGTTCCGGTGGACCCGGAGTTCATCTGGTCGCGGCGGCTCTCACGGGAGCTGACCTACCTGGTGGCCGAGGACACCGCCAGCGGGGAGATCATCGGGACCGTGACCGGCGTGGATCACGTGGAAGCCTTCGGCGACCGGGAGAACGGCTCGAGCCTGTGGGCCTTGGCGGTCGACCCGCAGACGACGCACCCCGGTGTGGGTCAGGCGCTGGTCACGCACCTGCTCGAGCACTACATCGCTCGCGGCAGATCCTTCTTGGACCTGTCCGTGATGCACGACAACAAGCAGGCGATTCGCCTGTATGAAAAGCTCGGCTTCTGCCGAGTCCCCGTCTTTTGCGTCAAGCGCAAGAACCCCATCAACGAGCCGTTGTTCATCGCGGACCCGCCAACGGCGGGGCTCAACCCCTACGCGTCCATCATCGTGCGGGAGGCCCAGAGACGCGGCATCGCCGTCGACGTGCTGGACGTGGAAGCAGGGTACTTCGCCCTGTCTTTCGGTGGCCGTACCGTCGTCTGCCGCGAGTCGCTGAGCGAGCTGACGAGCGCCGTGGCCATGAGCCGCTGCGACGACAAGCGCGTGACGCGACGTGTGCTGCAATCCGCCGGCCTGAACGTGCCAGCGCAGCGCGAAGCGGGCACGCCGGAGGACGACCAGAAGTTCCTCGAGCTGTACGGTCGCATCGTGGTCAAGCCCGCTCGGGGTGAGCAAGGCGCCGGCGTGTCCGTCGACGTGCGCACGGGGGAAGAGCTCGCTCGGGCCATCGAGGGGGCGGCCACCAGCGGCAGCGCAGTGATCCTCGAAGAGATGGTGGCGGGAGAAGATCTTAGAATCATCGTGATCGACGCTCACGTCGTCGCCGCCGCCATCCGCCGGCCCCCCGAGGTCACCGGTACCGGTGAGCACACCATCCGGCAGTTGATCGAGAAGCAGAGCCGCCGACGGGCCGCGGCGACCGGCGGCGAGAGCCGTATTCCGCTCGACGCCGAGACGGAGCGTTGTGTGGCGGCGGCGGGCTACGACCTGGACAGCGTGTTGCCGCCCGGAAAGCCGCTGCGGGTGAGAAAAGCCGCCAATCTCCACGGCGGCGGCACCATTCACGACGTCACGGCGGAGCTGCACCCGCGCTTGATTCAGGCCGCGGTACGAGCCGCGGAAGCCCTGGACATTCCGGTCGTGGGTCTAGACTTCATCGTTCCGGCCACGGACGAACCCCGCTATTGGATCATCGAAGCCAACGAACGGCCAGGGCTGGCCAACCACGAGCCGCAACCCACTGCGGAGCGCTTCGTGGACTTGCTCTTCCCGCAGACTGCGACGTGA